In Nicotiana tabacum cultivar K326 chromosome 2, ASM71507v2, whole genome shotgun sequence, the following proteins share a genomic window:
- the LOC107824576 gene encoding uncharacterized protein LOC107824576 translates to MDHSTGKPGFLRNVLVRLFLFCVVILGCRFAYVVTLKGETCDLGDFCFFSLPENLNVITSGVGQLTESVSAVMTTSEKSAPAKPKLPDLWTSPDFQKSARFYSSVFQDLVAEGFLSPNSKTLCVETPVGADVFALKEIGIADSVGIYKKGSKPLVITGKAVKQPFEDNTFDFIFSGAGMIDKSPKPGDFAAEICRTLKPEGFFVVHTTGSKDTYSFNSFLHLFNCCTLIKSRNIDGFDSNTIREIVMKRVVFGDVYVEEKVSSDSKNKCNVPDYKLKLIKKAEPLIKEEPKKPWITLKKNAQNIKYLSSMADISFKQRYVYVDVGARSYGSSIVSWFKKQYPKQNKTFEIYAIEADKTFHGQYEGKKGVTLLPYAAWVRNETLSFEINQDPGHKDVAKGRGMGRIQPVESSSNSASEVDVIQGFDFAEWLKSSVSERDYVVMKMDVEGTEFDLIPRLFETGAICLIDEVFLECHYNRWQKCCPGERSSKYEHTYGQCLDLFTSLRESGVLVHQWW, encoded by the coding sequence ATGGATCATAGTACGGGAAAGCCAGGTTTTTTAAGGAATGTGTTGGTACGTTTGTTTCTGTTTTGTGTTGTGATTCTTGGTTGTCGGTTTGCTTACGTGGTGACTCTCAAAGGCGAAACCTGTGACCTCGGTGATTTTTGTTTCTTCTCCCTGCCCGAAAATCTGAATGTTATTACCTCCGGCGTCGGGCAGCTGACCGAGTCTGTATCAGCGGTAATGACGACAAGCGAAAAATCTGCTCCGGCGAAGCCCAAACTTCCCGATCTATGGACCAGCCCAGATTTCCAAAAATCGGCCCGTTTCTATTCTTCCGTGTTCCAGGATCTTGTTGCAGAGGGGTTTTTGAGCCCGAATTCGAAGACGCTTTGCGTTGAAACTCCAGTAGGTGCTGATGTTTTCGCTTTAAAGGAAATTGGGATCGCCGACTCAGTTGGGATATACAAGAAAGGCTCAAAGCCTTTGGTTATTACAGGTAAAGCTGTTAAACAGCCTTTTGAAGATAATACATTTGATTTCATATTTTCCGGTGCCGGAATGATAGATAAGTCGCCAAAGCCGGGGGATTTCGCGGCGGAGATTTGTCGGACTCTGAAACCCGAAGGGTTTTTCGTGGTCCATACAACAGGTTCTAAAGATACGTACAGTTTCAATTCATTCCTTCATTTGTTTAACTGTTGTACATTGATTAAGTCTAGGAATATTGATGGTTTTGATTCAAATACTATTCGTGAGATTGTTATGAAAAGGGTTGTTTTTGGGGATGTATATGTTGAAGAAAAAGTGAGCAGTGATTCGAAGAACAAATGTAATGTTCCGGATTATAAACTGAAGCTGATTAAAAAAGCTGAGCCTTTGATTAAAGAGGAACCTAAGAAACCATGGATTACACTAAAGAAGAATGCACAGAACATAAAGTACTTGTCGTCCATGGCGGATATAAGTTTTAAGCAGAGGTATGTGTATGTTGATGTTGGGGCGAGGAGTTACGGTTCGAGCATTGTGAGTTGGTTTAAGAAGCAGTATCCTAAACAGAATAAGACATTTGAGATATATGCAATTGAGGCTGACAAAACTTTCCACGGGCAGTATGAGGGTAAAAAAGGGGTGACTTTGTTGCCCTATGCTGCTTGGGTGAGGAATGAGACGTTGTCGTTTGAGATTAATCAAGACCCGGGTCATAAAGACGTGGCAAAAGGGCGAGGGATGGGAAGAATTCAACCTGTTGAATCTTCTAGTAACTCTGCGAGTGAGGTGGATGTGATCCAAGGTTTTGACTTTGCTGAATGGTTGAAGAGCAGTGTATCGGAGAGGGATTATGTCGTGATGAAGATGGACGTTGAAGGCACTGAATTTGATTTGATTCCCAGATTGTTTGAAACCGGGGCGATTTGCCTGATTGATGAAGTTTTTCTTGAATGCCATTACAATAGGTGGCAGAAATGCTGTCCTGGGGAGAGGTCTTCTAAGTATGAGCATACATATGGCCAATGCTTGGATCTCTTTACTTCTCTAAGAGAAAGTGGAGTTCTTGTTCATCAGTGGTGGTGA